A region of Geothrix edaphica DNA encodes the following proteins:
- a CDS encoding DMT family protein: protein MRTILLLVLSNIFMTFAWYGHLKHHRDSPLWLAILASWGIAFFEYCLMVPANRAGYGRFSLPQLKVIQEVVTLLVFAVFTATWMRERLHLNHLWAGLCLVGAVFFTFRK, encoded by the coding sequence GTGCGCACCATCCTGCTGCTCGTCCTCAGCAACATATTTATGACCTTCGCCTGGTACGGGCACCTGAAGCACCACCGGGACAGCCCGCTCTGGCTCGCGATTCTGGCCAGCTGGGGCATCGCCTTCTTCGAATACTGCCTGATGGTCCCCGCCAACCGCGCCGGCTACGGGCGCTTCAGCCTGCCGCAGCTGAAGGTGATCCAGGAGGTGGTGACGCTGCTGGTGTTCGCGGTGTTCACGGCGACCTGGATGCGCGAGCGGCTGCACCTCAACCATCTCTGGGCGGGGCTCTGCCTGGTGGGCGCGGTCTTCTTCACGTTCCGGAAATGA
- a CDS encoding response regulator: MELRRHLAEGVYALSLARTREEVFRVLLGRASELLPELHWFLGQVREREGRREAELMAATPTLKTRLGAAVQGPGFPFFDLGPVREICDHHRPCWVAEVAASPGLAPPSVVEATGLRSLFGVPLVFEGRILGLLFAAGFRDEPAAHPGEEVLAVIQNLARIAALALERIQVGARLAETALLFRDLARAVHDLAEAPDEDVLVAHLFEWAARLAPLPEWWFNRYDPSARTCRTTHWTPGLEAFGTVEAIRRPDPVEGDPILERVYLRQKAVHIRRWADLPAFPGRQAWPGPLRTWVGLPLAHAGSLAGSLSGGSYGDQGHVEISEEQFEALQSLAETAGLVLNRLHARKDLAAQETRFRLLFEQSPDPTALLARGLILDVNKASEELLGYPRLAMLGLDPIQMSPALQPSGTPSRAAAMAFLAEVKAGTRNRFEWTFLHASGREVPCDVAITQYLLGPQHIYHAVFRDLTEQKRAETERAALERQLFQAQKMESLGVLAGGIAHDFNNLLMGVLGHAGLALEQLNPLHPVKRNLEAIQKAGQRAADLTRQMLAYSGRGQFEVRNLDLSAQVEEMLHLLEVSLPKTVVLNLGLRKGLPAVTADASQLQQVIMNLVINAAEAIGDASGTITLATGAQHVTESAARTMLVGQDVPPGPYVYLEIADTGCGMDQDTLSRIFEPFFTTKFTGRGLGLSAIMGIVRGHKGALRVYSEPGHGTTFKVLLPAVGAGLEAEAGAAEEPPWVGSGLILVVDDDETVRSVARQALEMKGFQVLEAQDGLEAVDQVRARGSAIGLVLLDMTMPRMGGEEAFREMRLLQPDIRVVLSSGYNEVEAMSRFMGKGLKGFIQKPYGPRELLAKIQDGLER, from the coding sequence GTGGAACTCAGGCGCCACCTGGCGGAGGGTGTCTACGCCCTGAGCCTCGCGCGCACCCGCGAGGAGGTCTTCCGGGTGCTCCTGGGCCGGGCTTCGGAGCTCCTGCCGGAGCTCCACTGGTTCCTGGGGCAGGTCCGGGAGCGGGAGGGCCGCAGGGAGGCGGAGCTGATGGCCGCGACCCCGACCCTGAAGACGCGGCTGGGGGCCGCAGTCCAGGGCCCCGGGTTCCCCTTCTTCGACCTGGGGCCGGTGCGCGAGATCTGCGACCATCACCGCCCCTGCTGGGTCGCGGAGGTCGCGGCCTCCCCGGGGCTGGCGCCCCCATCCGTGGTGGAAGCCACGGGCCTGCGGAGCCTGTTTGGCGTCCCCCTGGTCTTCGAGGGGCGCATCCTGGGACTGCTCTTCGCGGCCGGGTTCCGGGACGAACCAGCTGCGCACCCCGGCGAGGAGGTATTGGCCGTCATCCAGAACCTGGCCCGGATCGCCGCCCTCGCCCTCGAGCGCATCCAGGTGGGAGCCCGCCTGGCGGAAACGGCCCTCCTGTTCCGGGACCTGGCGCGGGCCGTCCACGACCTGGCCGAAGCCCCCGACGAGGACGTCCTGGTGGCGCACCTGTTTGAATGGGCGGCCCGGCTGGCCCCGCTTCCGGAGTGGTGGTTCAACCGCTACGACCCGTCGGCCCGCACCTGCCGGACCACGCACTGGACCCCCGGCCTGGAGGCCTTCGGCACGGTGGAAGCCATCCGCAGGCCCGACCCTGTGGAGGGGGATCCCATCCTCGAGCGGGTCTACCTCCGGCAGAAGGCGGTCCACATCCGCCGTTGGGCGGACCTTCCTGCCTTCCCGGGAAGGCAGGCCTGGCCGGGGCCCCTCCGCACCTGGGTTGGCCTGCCCCTGGCCCATGCCGGCAGCCTGGCCGGGTCGCTCAGCGGGGGATCGTACGGGGACCAGGGCCACGTGGAGATCTCCGAAGAGCAGTTCGAGGCCCTGCAGAGCCTGGCCGAGACCGCGGGCCTGGTGCTGAACCGCCTGCATGCACGGAAGGACCTGGCGGCTCAGGAGACGCGGTTCCGCCTGCTGTTCGAACAGTCCCCGGACCCCACGGCCCTCCTGGCCCGCGGGCTGATCCTGGATGTGAACAAGGCCTCCGAGGAGCTGCTCGGGTACCCGCGGCTGGCCATGCTGGGGCTCGATCCGATCCAGATGAGCCCCGCCCTCCAGCCTTCAGGCACCCCCAGCCGCGCGGCGGCCATGGCCTTCCTGGCCGAGGTGAAGGCGGGAACCCGCAACCGGTTCGAGTGGACCTTCCTCCATGCGAGTGGCCGCGAGGTCCCCTGCGATGTGGCCATCACCCAGTACCTGCTGGGCCCCCAGCACATCTACCACGCCGTGTTCCGCGACCTCACGGAGCAGAAGCGGGCCGAGACGGAGCGGGCGGCCCTCGAGCGGCAGCTGTTCCAGGCCCAGAAGATGGAAAGCCTCGGCGTGCTCGCGGGCGGCATCGCCCACGACTTCAACAACCTGCTCATGGGCGTCCTGGGGCACGCCGGGCTGGCCCTGGAGCAGCTCAACCCCCTGCATCCGGTCAAGCGCAACCTGGAGGCGATCCAGAAGGCGGGCCAGCGGGCCGCGGACCTGACCCGCCAGATGCTGGCCTATTCCGGCCGCGGGCAGTTCGAAGTGCGGAATCTGGACCTGAGCGCCCAGGTGGAGGAGATGCTCCATCTGCTGGAAGTGAGCCTCCCGAAGACCGTGGTGCTCAACCTCGGCCTGAGGAAGGGCCTGCCGGCGGTGACGGCGGATGCCTCGCAGCTCCAGCAGGTGATCATGAACCTGGTGATCAACGCCGCGGAGGCCATCGGCGATGCCTCCGGGACGATCACCCTCGCCACCGGTGCCCAGCACGTGACCGAGAGCGCCGCCCGGACCATGCTCGTGGGCCAGGATGTGCCCCCCGGCCCCTACGTGTACCTCGAGATCGCGGACACCGGCTGCGGCATGGACCAGGACACCCTGAGCCGGATCTTCGAGCCCTTCTTCACCACCAAGTTCACGGGGCGGGGGCTGGGACTCTCGGCCATCATGGGCATCGTCCGCGGCCACAAGGGGGCCCTGCGCGTCTATTCGGAGCCGGGGCACGGGACCACCTTCAAGGTGCTGCTGCCGGCCGTGGGGGCTGGCCTCGAGGCCGAGGCCGGCGCAGCGGAGGAGCCACCCTGGGTCGGCAGCGGTCTCATCCTGGTGGTGGACGATGACGAGACCGTGCGGAGCGTGGCGCGACAGGCCCTGGAGATGAAGGGCTTCCAGGTGCTGGAGGCTCAGGACGGCCTGGAGGCCGTGGACCAGGTGCGTGCCCGCGGCTCGGCCATCGGGCTGGTCCTCCTGGACATGACCATGCCCCGGATGGGCGGCGAGGAGGCCTTCCGCGAGATGCGGCTGCTCCAGCCCGACATCCGCGTGGTCCTGAGTTCGGGCTACAACGAAGTCGAGGCCATGAGCCGCTTCATGGGGAAGGGGCTCAAGGGGTTCATCCAGAAGCCCTACGGCCCCCGGGAGCTGCTGGCCAAGATCCAGGACGGCTTGGAGAGGTGA
- a CDS encoding response regulator — translation MTTIPSAPIRLLIVDDHPVVRDGLVAILHQAEPDLEVVGEAGDGKEAVTVWRTLRPTVTIMDLQLPGQSGVEAIAAIRREDPDARVLVLTTFDGDADIQRALEAGARGYLLKSMRRGTLIEAVRAVAAGQRYLPPATAAKLVEGMESERLTARELDVLKLLAQGHRNREIADALGLAEPTVKIHVNNLLRKLQVKDRTEAAMVALRRGIIHMER, via the coding sequence ATGACCACGATCCCTTCCGCCCCGATCCGCCTGCTCATCGTGGACGACCACCCGGTGGTGCGCGATGGCCTCGTCGCCATCCTCCACCAGGCGGAGCCTGATCTCGAAGTGGTGGGTGAGGCCGGCGACGGCAAGGAGGCCGTGACGGTCTGGCGCACCCTTCGCCCCACGGTCACCATCATGGACCTCCAGCTGCCCGGGCAGTCGGGGGTGGAGGCCATCGCCGCCATCCGGCGGGAGGACCCGGACGCCCGGGTCCTGGTGCTCACCACCTTCGATGGCGACGCGGACATCCAGCGCGCCCTGGAGGCCGGGGCCCGGGGCTACCTGCTGAAGAGCATGCGGCGGGGCACCCTCATCGAGGCCGTCCGCGCGGTGGCCGCGGGCCAGCGGTACCTGCCGCCCGCCACCGCCGCGAAGCTGGTGGAGGGCATGGAGTCCGAGCGGCTCACCGCCCGGGAACTGGATGTCCTCAAGCTCCTGGCCCAGGGGCACCGGAACCGGGAGATTGCCGATGCCCTCGGGCTGGCGGAGCCCACCGTGAAGATCCACGTGAACAACCTGCTGCGCAAGCTCCAGGTGAAGGACCGCACCGAAGCGGCCATGGTGGCCCTGCGGCGGGGCATCATCCACATGGAGCGCTGA
- a CDS encoding sensor histidine kinase, whose product MTMGRLGFHRLHRGWTGWRCAVALSLWATLALPPAARGSDRPQPRATVHRIWRGESGLAQDTATALLESREGFLWIGTEDGLIRFDGARFDRFSRTEAPVFAHNDVRCLAETSDGSLWIGTSQPGLFRMKDGVFTGFGAPEGLPDSPILRLLVDARGTLWAAPAEGPLLRLAGGRFEPVACDAARLRIQAIATDREGTLWVGTAGSGLWRLKDQRLELAALSAGDITALELDAAGTVWAGTRAQGLLILAEGRLEPSSGAGVLPARPITVLRADRDGGLWIGTEQAGLYHRTRDGRMETAPGGPQVRWTVLDLLEDRAGTLWVGSEDRGLRAIYAVPFQAVPAKGPEPEEAGRMVCQDSAGTVWCLTGDQSLGQVREGRIEPVSLGGTVGPGPISALWPRGSGGLWLGTRGGGLFSLEHGRAQGVSWQGGPRPDGILALFEDPSGNLWIATPHQGLLKVPFPGAPQVFPQARDVVAMAGGGSGPLYLASLSQGLGRLDADGLRWFGPTQGLGSSGAQALHLDGTGALWVGTADGLRLFRNGSFRRFTGAEGLLKTSIHAILEDAGQNLWLSTGQGVLRAPRSALLQGLPASGPSTLAVFDHWDGLPARETHGGTQPAAWLTRTGELWVPTSRGMAQADTGRLALPPRPLRLRLVKVLSDESVLPVRGPLDLAPGSHRLEIHYTGISLTGAEKVRFRYRMEGVDPGWNEVGDRRFAVYSNLPPGSRRFLLQAWRPGEAGPPQEVSLEVAVQPFFHQRPVFWFLCAAVAGLFGWWLLQLRLQQVEARSAVLDERNRMAREIHDHLAQGFTGVLLQLEAAEARLARMEGDPEPVLTRLGHARELAAASLQEARRSVMALSPRKPEGTDLLGALRILSDRLLAGTGIQVELAQTGQPKRLDHRLEEELLRMAQEALTNALRHGKAKWVRVTVQHGARQVGLCIEDDGRGFDPAAGAAGYGLRSIRETLGKLRGHIDIDSGPGRGTRITIILPLRRWRP is encoded by the coding sequence ATGACCATGGGCAGACTTGGGTTCCACCGCCTCCACCGGGGCTGGACGGGATGGCGATGTGCCGTCGCCCTGTCGCTATGGGCAACCCTGGCCCTCCCTCCCGCGGCCCGGGGTTCCGACCGACCCCAGCCGAGGGCCACGGTCCACCGGATCTGGCGTGGCGAGTCGGGGCTCGCCCAGGACACCGCCACAGCCCTCCTGGAAAGCCGGGAGGGATTCCTGTGGATCGGCACCGAGGATGGCCTGATCCGTTTCGATGGCGCCCGGTTCGACCGGTTCTCCCGGACCGAGGCTCCCGTCTTCGCCCACAACGATGTGCGCTGCCTGGCCGAGACCTCCGATGGCAGTCTCTGGATCGGCACCTCCCAGCCGGGCCTCTTCCGCATGAAGGACGGCGTCTTCACGGGATTCGGCGCGCCCGAGGGCCTGCCCGACAGCCCCATCCTCCGCCTGCTCGTGGATGCCCGGGGCACCCTCTGGGCGGCCCCGGCGGAGGGCCCCCTGTTGCGGCTGGCCGGGGGGCGCTTCGAACCGGTCGCCTGCGACGCGGCCCGGCTGCGGATCCAGGCCATCGCCACGGACCGCGAGGGCACCCTCTGGGTCGGCACGGCCGGCTCCGGCCTCTGGCGCCTGAAGGACCAGCGCCTGGAGCTGGCGGCCCTCTCGGCAGGGGACATCACGGCCCTGGAGCTGGATGCGGCGGGAACGGTGTGGGCGGGGACCCGGGCGCAGGGTCTGCTCATCCTCGCGGAGGGCCGCCTGGAACCTTCGTCCGGGGCCGGGGTCCTGCCGGCCAGGCCCATCACCGTCCTCCGGGCGGACCGGGATGGGGGGCTCTGGATCGGTACGGAACAGGCGGGCCTCTACCACCGGACCCGCGATGGCCGGATGGAGACAGCGCCCGGGGGACCCCAGGTCCGCTGGACCGTGCTGGACCTCCTGGAGGACCGCGCGGGCACCCTGTGGGTGGGCAGCGAAGATCGCGGCCTTCGCGCGATCTATGCGGTCCCGTTCCAGGCCGTGCCCGCGAAGGGACCGGAACCCGAGGAGGCCGGCCGGATGGTCTGCCAGGATTCCGCCGGCACGGTGTGGTGCCTGACGGGGGACCAGTCCCTCGGCCAGGTCCGCGAGGGCCGCATCGAGCCCGTGAGCCTCGGCGGAACCGTGGGCCCGGGACCCATCTCCGCCCTGTGGCCCCGGGGCAGCGGAGGCCTCTGGCTGGGCACCCGGGGCGGAGGGCTGTTCAGCCTTGAGCACGGCCGGGCCCAGGGGGTGTCCTGGCAGGGCGGCCCGCGTCCTGACGGGATCCTCGCTCTCTTCGAAGATCCCTCCGGCAACCTGTGGATCGCCACCCCCCACCAGGGGTTGCTGAAGGTCCCCTTTCCCGGTGCGCCCCAGGTCTTCCCCCAGGCCCGGGACGTGGTCGCCATGGCCGGAGGGGGTTCCGGCCCCCTCTATCTGGCCAGCCTCTCCCAGGGTCTCGGGAGGCTGGACGCCGATGGCCTGCGCTGGTTCGGCCCAACCCAGGGGCTGGGGTCCAGCGGCGCCCAGGCGCTGCACCTGGATGGCACGGGCGCGCTCTGGGTCGGCACCGCCGATGGCCTGCGCCTCTTCCGGAACGGCTCGTTCCGGCGGTTCACCGGCGCCGAGGGCCTGCTGAAGACCAGCATCCACGCCATCCTGGAGGATGCAGGCCAGAACCTCTGGCTCAGCACCGGCCAGGGCGTGCTGCGGGCGCCCCGCTCGGCCCTGCTCCAGGGACTGCCGGCCTCCGGCCCCTCCACCCTCGCGGTCTTCGATCACTGGGATGGCCTGCCGGCCCGGGAGACCCATGGCGGGACCCAACCCGCCGCCTGGCTGACCCGGACCGGGGAGCTCTGGGTTCCCACCAGCCGGGGCATGGCGCAGGCGGACACCGGCCGTCTGGCGCTGCCCCCCCGCCCCCTCCGCCTGCGCCTCGTGAAGGTGCTGAGCGACGAATCGGTGCTCCCGGTCCGGGGCCCGCTGGACCTGGCTCCCGGCAGCCATCGCCTGGAGATCCACTACACAGGCATCAGCCTCACCGGCGCCGAGAAGGTGCGGTTCCGGTACCGCATGGAGGGCGTCGATCCGGGCTGGAATGAAGTGGGGGACCGGCGTTTCGCGGTGTATTCGAACCTGCCCCCGGGGAGCCGCCGCTTCCTCCTCCAGGCCTGGCGGCCCGGGGAAGCTGGACCGCCCCAGGAGGTGTCCCTGGAGGTGGCGGTCCAGCCCTTCTTCCACCAGCGACCGGTGTTCTGGTTCCTGTGCGCCGCGGTCGCCGGACTCTTCGGGTGGTGGCTGCTGCAACTCCGGCTCCAGCAGGTGGAGGCCCGCTCCGCCGTCCTCGACGAGCGCAACCGCATGGCCCGGGAGATCCACGACCACCTGGCCCAGGGCTTCACCGGGGTCCTCCTGCAGCTGGAGGCCGCCGAGGCCAGGCTGGCCCGCATGGAGGGCGACCCCGAGCCCGTGCTCACGCGCCTCGGCCACGCCCGCGAGCTGGCCGCCGCCAGCCTCCAGGAGGCCCGGCGCTCCGTCATGGCCCTGAGTCCCCGCAAGCCCGAGGGGACCGACCTCCTGGGGGCGCTCCGCATCCTCTCCGATCGCCTCCTCGCCGGCACGGGCATCCAGGTGGAGCTCGCGCAGACGGGGCAGCCGAAGCGCCTGGACCACCGGCTGGAGGAGGAGCTGCTGCGCATGGCCCAGGAGGCCCTCACCAACGCCCTCCGTCACGGCAAGGCGAAGTGGGTGCGCGTGACCGTCCAGCACGGCGCTCGCCAGGTGGGCCTCTGCATCGAGGACGACGGGCGGGGCTTCGATCCCGCCGCCGGCGCCGCGGGCTATGGTCTTCGCAGCATCCGTGAAACCCTAGGGAAGCTCCGGGGCCATATCGACATCGACAGTGGACCTGGCCGGGGAACCCGCATCACCATCATCCTGCCCCTCCGGAGGTGGCGCCCATGA
- a CDS encoding ATP-binding protein → MLPIRRLLLRDLLILMVGLSALLLGLSWWSRQQALERQAKARSQAALRHLDEALRIDLGASQALGRAIQEWWLGGTLDPTRPEQAAQLIMPALTTQRSITSLNLAQTDGRSLLFLRSDGAWSLRELERAGAEARIRWWHLAPSGQILSQEPWAPMAYDPRDRPWYQAGAGAPAPAWTPPYAFYTTQDPGITYTLPVRDAAGLRGVAALDFMLDDLTQLVWSAQPTPGSRALILDPQGRALILPRDPAFATYDRRRQAFLKPLETSFLSPEASHLPDDAAGGLPRRIVTQGGPAMGLARDFEGLPGLHWRLILIIPEDDLLGPLKFRAGSMLGLAILGIGLAALRIRAIARRVAEPIAALGSLAESLGQGRPAPTIHSDIQEICSLERALLRAEESLSEQTRLKSQLEHSQRMETVGTLAGGIAHDVNNQLAAILGQLHLSRELLPEGHPVLARILRAEEATRRCAQTTKALLSFSHESRPELKPLDLNDLVRDTAEILGRLLGGLIRVQLSLQGELPPISGDSVQLEQVLMNLAVNARDAMPSGGSLSLRTFRDEDGHVCVEVQDTGTGIPEDLLPHIFEPFVTTKDFTKGTGLGLAMVFGIVKAHQGQVRAENVPGGGARFIVSLPQALREEAVAAPHQPDAAAEGDLLAGRRILVAEDEAMLRDMLADALTLERAQVTTAPDGCVAWQAWQAGDFDLVLSDHRMPDCTGLELLERIRATGSQVPFILVSGQGLEGMEATLAKVPGVRLLPKPFELSRLLALMTAMLRDQRRGGSRP, encoded by the coding sequence ATGCTCCCCATCCGCCGACTGCTCCTGCGGGATCTCCTGATCCTCATGGTCGGCTTGTCCGCCCTCCTCCTCGGCCTGTCCTGGTGGAGCCGGCAGCAGGCCCTGGAACGCCAGGCCAAGGCCCGGTCCCAGGCCGCCCTGCGCCATCTCGACGAGGCCCTCAGGATCGACCTGGGGGCCTCCCAGGCCCTGGGCAGGGCCATCCAGGAATGGTGGCTGGGGGGAACCCTGGATCCCACCCGGCCCGAGCAGGCCGCCCAGCTGATCATGCCCGCCCTGACCACCCAGCGCAGCATCACCAGCCTCAACCTGGCGCAGACCGACGGCCGCTCCCTCCTCTTCCTGCGGTCTGACGGCGCCTGGTCGCTCCGGGAGCTGGAGCGGGCCGGAGCCGAGGCCCGGATCCGCTGGTGGCATCTGGCTCCGAGCGGCCAGATCCTGTCCCAGGAACCCTGGGCGCCCATGGCCTACGATCCCCGCGACCGGCCCTGGTACCAGGCGGGAGCCGGGGCTCCCGCCCCCGCCTGGACGCCACCCTATGCGTTCTACACCACGCAGGATCCGGGCATCACCTACACGCTGCCCGTCCGCGACGCCGCCGGCCTCCGGGGTGTGGCGGCCCTGGACTTCATGCTGGATGACCTGACACAGCTGGTCTGGTCGGCCCAGCCCACACCGGGCAGCCGCGCCCTCATCCTCGATCCGCAGGGCCGGGCCCTGATCCTCCCGCGGGATCCGGCTTTCGCGACCTACGACCGCCGGCGCCAGGCCTTCCTCAAACCCCTGGAGACATCCTTCCTGAGCCCCGAGGCCAGCCACCTGCCGGATGATGCCGCCGGAGGTCTGCCCCGCCGGATCGTCACCCAGGGGGGGCCGGCCATGGGGCTGGCCCGGGACTTCGAGGGCCTTCCGGGGCTGCATTGGCGGCTCATCCTGATCATCCCGGAGGACGACCTGCTGGGGCCGTTGAAGTTCCGGGCAGGGAGCATGCTGGGTCTGGCCATTCTGGGCATCGGCCTGGCGGCCTTGCGCATCCGGGCCATCGCCCGGCGAGTGGCCGAGCCCATCGCCGCACTCGGATCCCTCGCCGAGTCCCTGGGGCAGGGGAGGCCGGCCCCCACCATCCATTCGGACATCCAGGAAATCTGCAGCCTGGAGCGGGCGCTGCTCCGGGCGGAGGAGAGCCTCTCGGAGCAGACCCGGCTGAAGAGCCAGCTGGAGCACAGCCAGCGCATGGAGACCGTGGGGACCCTGGCGGGGGGCATCGCCCACGACGTCAACAACCAGCTGGCCGCGATCCTGGGCCAGCTCCACCTCAGCCGGGAGCTGCTGCCGGAAGGCCATCCCGTCCTGGCCCGGATCCTCCGCGCCGAGGAGGCCACCCGGCGCTGCGCCCAGACCACCAAGGCCCTGCTCTCCTTCAGCCACGAGTCCCGGCCCGAGCTCAAGCCCCTCGACCTGAACGACCTCGTCCGCGACACGGCGGAGATCCTCGGTCGCCTGCTCGGGGGCCTCATCCGCGTCCAGCTTTCCCTCCAGGGGGAGCTGCCGCCCATCTCCGGCGACTCGGTGCAGCTGGAGCAGGTCCTCATGAACCTGGCCGTGAACGCCCGGGATGCCATGCCATCCGGGGGCAGCCTCAGCCTCCGCACCTTCCGGGACGAGGACGGGCACGTCTGCGTGGAAGTCCAGGACACCGGCACCGGCATCCCCGAGGATCTCCTGCCGCACATCTTCGAGCCCTTCGTCACCACCAAGGACTTCACCAAGGGCACCGGCCTGGGACTGGCCATGGTCTTCGGCATCGTGAAGGCGCACCAGGGGCAGGTCCGTGCCGAGAATGTCCCCGGCGGCGGTGCCCGCTTCATCGTCAGCCTCCCCCAGGCCCTGCGGGAGGAGGCCGTGGCGGCCCCGCACCAGCCGGACGCCGCCGCGGAAGGCGATCTCCTGGCCGGGCGGCGGATCCTGGTGGCGGAGGACGAGGCCATGCTGCGCGACATGCTGGCAGATGCCCTGACCCTGGAGCGGGCCCAGGTCACGACCGCGCCGGATGGTTGCGTGGCCTGGCAGGCCTGGCAGGCGGGGGACTTCGACCTGGTGCTGAGCGACCACCGCATGCCGGACTGCACGGGCCTCGAGCTGCTGGAGCGGATCCGCGCCACCGGCTCCCAGGTGCCCTTCATCCTGGTGAGCGGCCAGGGACTGGAGGGCATGGAGGCGACCCTCGCCAAGGTGCCCGGAGTGCGGCTCCTGCCCAAGCCCTTCGAGCTGTCCCGGCTCCTCGCCCTGATGACGGCGATGCTGCGCGATCAGAGGCGCGGCGGCTCCAGGCCCTGA